Proteins from a genomic interval of Actinomycetota bacterium:
- a CDS encoding YajQ family cyclic di-GMP-binding protein yields MAKDESFDVVSTVDMQEVDNAVQQTIKELAQRYDLKGTGSSVTLDKSAGSITVAAPSDFVSKQVIDILGTKLIRRNVDLKALQWGTPEAASGGSVRQVGTVVNGIEADIARKINKDIKDEKYKVKVQIEGDKLRVFSPKRDVLQEVIVFLKQQDYGIPLQFVNYR; encoded by the coding sequence ATGGCCAAGGACGAAAGCTTCGACGTCGTATCGACCGTTGACATGCAGGAGGTCGACAACGCCGTCCAGCAGACGATCAAGGAGCTGGCGCAGCGCTACGATCTGAAGGGCACAGGGTCCTCGGTCACGCTGGACAAGTCTGCCGGTTCGATCACGGTCGCCGCGCCGAGCGATTTTGTGTCCAAGCAGGTCATCGACATCCTTGGCACCAAGCTCATAAGGCGCAACGTCGATCTGAAGGCGTTGCAGTGGGGAACCCCCGAAGCCGCGTCAGGGGGCAGCGTTCGGCAGGTCGGCACGGTAGTCAACGGCATCGAGGCCGATATCGCCCGCAAGATCAACAAGGACATCAAGGACGAGAAGTACAAGGTCAAGGTCCAGATCGAAGGCGACAAGCTGCGGGTATTCTCACCGAAGCGCGACGTCCTGCAGGAGGTCATCGTGTTCCTCAAGCAGCAGGACTACGGAATCCCGCTGCAATTCGTCAACTACCGATAG
- a CDS encoding helix-turn-helix domain-containing protein has product MNRTLGETLSSARRALGASMADAEQATRVLGKHLEALERGEYDTLPNTAYVRGYIISYAKFLGLDPAPLLELYREEAGTVALEPLRAREQVVASRDHAHAVPRRTGLAIVAAIALVALAIWGIGRLVRGPETTPPIPNLAEETTTPEPSEQSPPGESDADAPTEPAVETTGTTVTGTPFTVKVDIAAGGASWLRVIVDGLKAYEGTLKGGEEREWEVTDEVSIRIGKPTAVTVYRDGTLVEEIPEGEIPTLTLTADQP; this is encoded by the coding sequence GTGAACAGGACTCTAGGCGAGACCCTGTCCTCGGCGCGCCGCGCGCTGGGCGCCTCGATGGCCGATGCCGAGCAGGCAACCCGCGTCCTCGGCAAGCACCTCGAAGCGCTCGAGCGCGGTGAGTATGACACGCTGCCGAACACAGCGTACGTCAGGGGCTACATCATCAGCTACGCCAAGTTCCTTGGCCTTGATCCGGCGCCGCTTCTCGAGCTCTATCGCGAGGAGGCCGGCACCGTGGCGCTCGAGCCCCTTCGCGCCCGCGAACAAGTAGTCGCCTCACGGGACCACGCGCACGCTGTGCCGCGAAGGACCGGACTGGCCATCGTCGCGGCCATCGCGCTTGTCGCCCTCGCAATCTGGGGAATCGGCCGACTCGTAAGAGGGCCTGAGACAACGCCGCCAATACCCAACTTGGCCGAGGAGACAACCACTCCCGAGCCCTCTGAGCAATCTCCGCCAGGAGAGTCGGACGCCGATGCACCGACGGAACCTGCGGTCGAGACCACCGGGACGACGGTCACCGGCACTCCGTTCACCGTGAAGGTCGACATCGCCGCCGGCGGAGCGTCGTGGCTGCGCGTCATCGTCGACGGGCTCAAGGCGTACGAGGGTACGCTCAAGGGCGGAGAAGAGCGCGAGTGGGAGGTCACGGACGAGGTGTCCATCCGGATCGGCAAGCCGACGGCGGTCACCGTCTATCGCGATGGGACACTGGTCGAAGAGATACCAGAGGGCGAGATACCCACGCTCACGCTCACTGCCGACCAACCCTAG